The genome window GGACGCGACGGCCCCCGGCGACCGACCGCGAAGGTCACCGGGGGCCGGGGCCGGGGCCGGGCTGTCGTGCGGGGGGCCTACTTGAACTTGTTGCTGGTCGCCAGATAGACCTGCTTGGCGTTCTTGCCGAGGCGCGGCCCGGTGATGAACGTGGAGCGGTCGCTGAGGGAGTTGTTGGAGACCAGGTAGGTGCGGCCCTTGTAGGTCGTGAACCAGGGGCCGCCGGAGGCGCCGCCGTTCATGGTGCAGCCGACCATGTACTGGGCCGGGTAGTCGCTCGGGTAGCTGTAGCCGAGGACGAACCGCTTGGTGGCGCCCTGGCAGTGGTACATCTTCGAGCCGTCGTACGGGGCCTCGGCCGGGTAGCCGCGGACCTTCATGTTCTTGACCTTGTTGGCGGCGGGGGCGTCGAACCACACCGGCAGCGCCGAACCGAGGCGCTCCTCAAGGGACTTGGCGCCCTTCTCCGGCTTCACGTGCAGTACGGCGTAGTCGTACGCGGCGGCCACGGTGCCCTCGCTCGCGGCGCCGCCCTTGATCCAGGTGCCGGAGGTGGTGGCCCAGTCGGCCCAGGCGATGCCGTACGGGGAGACGTTGCCCGCGCGGTAGTTCTTGGACGCCTGGGCGATGTTCAGCTTGCCCGTGTTGTTGAAGGACGGGACGAAGGCGATGTTGCGGTACCAGCCGCCGCCCTTGCCCGCGTGGACGCAGTGCCCGGCGGTCCACACGAGGTTGGACTTGCCCGGGTGCGCCGGGTCCTTCACGACCGCGGCGGAGCAGACGCTCGACCCCTGGGGCGTGGTGAAGAAGAGCTTCCCGACCGGGGCGGCGTTCTTGTGGTAGGTCGCCTTGACCTTGGCGGCCTGCTGCTTCTTGACCTTGCCGTCCGGCAGCCAGACCTGGGTGGTCTTGCTCGACCCGGTGGCGGTGTTGCCCGCCTCGGCGACGGCCGGCAGGTCGGGCAGGTTCTCCTGGGCCTCGGCGATGCGCTCGGGCGTCCAGAAGTCCTCGATGTACGGGTTGGCGAAGTCCTCGGCCCTGGAGGCCCAGTCGCCGCTGAAGTCCTGCCAGCCACCGTCCTTCCACTGGCGCAGCGCGTCGCCGGACAGCTCGGTGGGCACGCCCTCCGGGAGCTTGAATCCGCCGACGGTCGTGTCACCGCCGCCCTCGTTCTCGCCGGTGTCGACGCCGTCGCCCGCGTCGGCCTGGGCGGTCGTCGAGTCCGAGGCCTTGGCCCCGCCCTCCTCGGTCTTGCCGCAAGCGGTGGTGGTGACCATGATCGCGGCGATCACGGCGGCCGCGGCCGTGAGGCCGCGGCGGCGTATGAATGGCATGGAGACGTCCCCCGTGTGACTGCAACCTTGTCATGCCCTCGCTTAGCGGGGCGGGGACAACTATGCCCGCGCGCGGGCGCGAAACGATCTCCGAGCGGGCCTTCCCGGCGACTTCGCACACAACAACTACGCGGGGGAGATCTGCCCGTGATGTGAGCAGCGAGGCAAGTCACAGATTCCTCACAACTATTGATTCTTCATCACTCCGACACCTCCCGGCACTTGTGCGCTACCCATCGGTAGGGCGAATCTGACCTGCGCATGCCACCCCCCACATCGGCATCCCCGCGCCGCGGTCCACCAGGAGGACGCAGTGAAGACAGGCTCCCGCATCGGCAGATCCGTACTCACCGTCGGCGGCGCCCTCGCGCTCGTCGTCGGCATCGCCGGCAGCGCGTACGCGGCGCCCCCGGCCGCGCTGCCGGCCAACGCGGAGACGCTGGAGACCACCTGGCAGCCGGCGTACGACTACGACACGGACGGCTGTTACCCGACCCCGGCGATCGGCCCCACCGGCACGGTCAACGGCGGTCTGAAGCCCACCGGTTCGCTCAGCGGGGACTGCCACGACCAGTCCGACCTGGACAACACCAACGGCTACTCGCGCTACAAGTGCAACAACGGCTGGTGCGCGATCATGTACGACCTCTACTTCGAGAAGGACCAGGCGCTCGCCAACAGCAGCATCGGCGGGCACCGAAACGACTGGGAGCATGTGGCGGTCTGGGTGCAGGACGGGACGGCGAAGTACGTCTCCACGTCCAA of Streptomyces phaeolivaceus contains these proteins:
- a CDS encoding trypsin-like serine peptidase → MPFIRRRGLTAAAAVIAAIMVTTTACGKTEEGGAKASDSTTAQADAGDGVDTGENEGGGDTTVGGFKLPEGVPTELSGDALRQWKDGGWQDFSGDWASRAEDFANPYIEDFWTPERIAEAQENLPDLPAVAEAGNTATGSSKTTQVWLPDGKVKKQQAAKVKATYHKNAAPVGKLFFTTPQGSSVCSAAVVKDPAHPGKSNLVWTAGHCVHAGKGGGWYRNIAFVPSFNNTGKLNIAQASKNYRAGNVSPYGIAWADWATTSGTWIKGGAASEGTVAAAYDYAVLHVKPEKGAKSLEERLGSALPVWFDAPAANKVKNMKVRGYPAEAPYDGSKMYHCQGATKRFVLGYSYPSDYPAQYMVGCTMNGGASGGPWFTTYKGRTYLVSNNSLSDRSTFITGPRLGKNAKQVYLATSNKFK
- a CDS encoding NPP1 family protein, whose amino-acid sequence is MKTGSRIGRSVLTVGGALALVVGIAGSAYAAPPAALPANAETLETTWQPAYDYDTDGCYPTPAIGPTGTVNGGLKPTGSLSGDCHDQSDLDNTNGYSRYKCNNGWCAIMYDLYFEKDQALANSSIGGHRNDWEHVAVWVQDGTAKYVSTSNHGSFTVHAASSVLWTGTHPKIVYHKDGISTHCFRLGDSNDEPPENHEGTWQYPPLVGWNGYPSTAIRDTLVAYDFGSANFGLKDGSFESNLTAAMPSGISFNPNA